A part of Sebastes fasciatus isolate fSebFas1 chromosome 10, fSebFas1.pri, whole genome shotgun sequence genomic DNA contains:
- the LOC141774926 gene encoding long-chain-fatty-acid--CoA ligase 1-like produces MLSQELLQKLKLPDLDDVSQYFRSVSTPMLVSVGAVAAATTYYLATRPKPLPPVCDLHMQSVEVPGGELARRSVLQNGDGHLAHFYDDARTMYESFLRGVRVSNNGPCLGSRKPKQPYEWMSYREVMERTENLGSAFLHKGHSKTKDPNIGIFSQNRPEWTISELACYTYSLVSVPLYDTLGTEAIGYIIDKASISTIVCDVVEKANLVLDCVKDRRHSVKTIVLMETPGADLVNRGHKSGIHILSLQEMEFIGKANHRKPVPPRPEDMALICFTSGTTGNPKGAMLTHRNIVSNCAAFIKLTEVCCPLSCSDVHISFLPLAHMFERVVQSVMIVQGARIGFFQGDIRLLADDLSTLKPTVFPVVPRLLNRMYDKIFGQADTSLKRWVLEFAYRRKESEIRRGIVRRDSIWDRLIFWKVQASLGGRVRLMITGAAPISPTVLTFLRAAIGCQFYEGYGQTECTAGCTMTMPGEWNAGHVGAPLPCNSMKLVDVPEMNYLAVNGEGEVCVKGPNVFQGYLKDPEKTAEALDADGWLHTGDVGKWLPNGTLKIVDRKKHIFKLAQGEYIAPEKIENVYIRSDAVAQVFVHGDSLQACLIAVVVPDPDFLSGWTKRTLRLEGSYHELCGRAEVKAAIFEDMVQLGKEAGLKSFEQVRSIYIHTELFSIENNLLTPTLKAKRNEMRQYFRSQIDELYAGM; encoded by the exons ATGCTGAGCCAGGAGCTCTTGCAGAAGCTGAAGTTGCCAGATCTGGATGATGTCAGCCAGTATTTCAGGAGCGTCTCCACCCCCATGTTGGTCAGCGTGGGGGCAGTGGCTGCTGCGACAACCTACTACCTGGCAACACGGCCCAAACCCCTCCCACCAGTCTGCGACCTCCATATGCAGTCAGTTGAGGTTCCG GGTGGAGAGTTGGCACGGCGATCAGTTCTGCAGAACGGAGACGGTCACTTAGCGCATTTCTACGATGATGCCAGAACAATGTATGAGTCCTTCCTCAGAGGGGTCCGAGTCTCCA ATAACGGTCCCTGTCTGGGCTCCAGGAAACCCAAACAGCCGTATGAATGGATGTCCTACAGAGAG gtAATGGAGCGAACAGAGAATCTGGGTTCAGCATTTCTTCACAAAGGACACTCCAAGACCAAAGACCCCAACATCGGCATCTTTTCTCAGAACAGACCTGAG tggacCATCAGTGAGCTGGCATGTTACACATATTCCCTGGTGTCAGTCCCTCTCTACGACACACTGGGAACAGAAGCCATCGGCTATATTATAGACAAAG CTTCTATTTCGACTATAGTGTGTGACGTGGTAGAGAAAGCCAACCTGGTACTGGACTGTGTTAAGGACAGGAGGCACTCAGTGAAAACCATCGTTCTAATGGAGACCCCTGGAGCCGACCTGGTCAACAGGGGGCACAAGTCTGGAATCCACATCCTCAGCCTGCAGGAGATGGAG TTTATCGGGAAGGCCAACCATCGCAAACCGGTG CCTCCGCGACCTGAGGACATGGCTCTCATCTGCTTCACCAGTGGAACAACAg GAAACCCAAAGGGAGCTATGTTGACACATAGGAATATTGTGTCCAACTGCGCAGCCTTCATCAAATTGACGGAG GTTTGCTGTCCATTGTCTTGCAGTGATGTCCATATATCCTTCCTGCCCTTGGCTCATATGTTTGAGCGAGTAGTACAG AGTGTGATGATAGTGCAGGGAGCCAGGATTGGCTTCTTCCAGGGAGATATTCGTCTGCTGGCAGATGACCTGAGCACACTGAAACCTACAGTGTTTCCTGTGGTACCCCGACTCCTGAACAGAATGTATGATAAG aTCTTTGGGCAGGCCGACACCTCTCTGAAGCGCTGGGTGCTGGAATTTGCCTACAGGAGGAAGGAATCAGAGATAAGGAGAGGCATCGTGAGGAGAGACAGTATCTGGGATCGACTCATCTTCTGGAAGGTTCAG GCTAGCCTCGGAGGCCGCGTGCGTCTCATGATTACAGGAGCAGCTCCCATCTCTCCTACTGTCCTCACCTTCCTCAGAGCTGCAATAGGCTGTCAG TTCTATGAAGGTTACGGACAAACAGAGTGTACTGCTGGATGCACCATGACCATGCCCGGGGAATGGAATGCAG GTCACGTTGGAGCTCCTCTGCCCTGTAACTCAATGAAACTGGTGGACGTGCCTGAGATGAACTACCTGGCTGTTAACGGGGAGGGAGAG gtgtgtgtgaagggTCCTAATGTGTTCCAGGGCTACCTGAAGGACCCTGAGAAGACTGCGGAGGCTCTCGATGCAGACGGGTGGCTTCACACCGGAGACGTTGGGAAATGGCTTCCT AACGGCACGCTGAAGATCGTGGACAGGAAGAAGCACATCTTTAAGCTGGCACAGGGGGAGTACATTGCTCCTGAAAAGATCGAGAATGTCTACATAAGGAGTGATGCAGTGGCGCAGGTCTTTGTGCACGGAGACAGTCTGCAG GCCTGTCTGATAGCAGTGGTGGTTCCTGATCCTGACTTCTTGTCTGGCTGGACCAAGAGGACTCTGAGACTGGAGGGCAGCTACCACGAACTATGTGGCAGAGCG GAAGTCAAGGCAGCCATCTTTGAGGACATGGTGCAACTGGGCAAAGAAGCAGGCCTCAAGTCCTTTGAGCAG GTGAGGTCCATCTACATCCACACCGAGCTGTTCTCCATCGAGAACAACCTGCTCACTCCGACGCTGAAGGCCAAGAGGAACGAAATGCGACAGTACTTCAGATCCCAGATAGACGAGCTGTACGCCGGGATGTAA